Genomic segment of Panicum virgatum strain AP13 chromosome 9N, P.virgatum_v5, whole genome shotgun sequence:
TTAGTGTTGATCTACAATCTTCCGCCTTGGCTTTGCAACAAGAGAAAATACATGATGATGTCAATGATCATCTCAGGTCCGCATCAGCCAGGCGTTGATATCGACGTGTATATGAGACCATTGGTGGATGATCTGAAAACACTATGGTCAGAAGgacaaattttttttctatggCGCAGCAGCTTTCTAATATTGTTAGATAAAATTATACATCGATACTGAAATGAAATTCTAGCTTAGTTCAATGGTTTGGCAGCGCTGTCTTAAGTCTGGGGTCGCGAGTTCGAGTCCCAAAAGAGGGaccttttttctttctatttttgctATTTCCGTGGGCCGGCGAGGCCCAAAAGAGCTAGGGTTCAGTGGGGTGTGCCGCTCCTTCCCTCCCATCCCGCCCGCCTCTCCTCTTGCACCCGACCGGATCTGGGCCCTCTCCTCCCTGCTGTGACCACCGCCGGTAGGCAGGTAGCCATAAGCAGGCCTACTAGGAAGCGCCGCCCTCGCCCTTCTCCTCCATCGAGCATGAAGACAGTGCTCCATCTCACGCGGAGGCGCAGGCGTCCAAGATCGAGCTGAGCACTATGTCGCCGCCGCAGGGCTGCTCGCGGGCGTAGGCCACCACGCGGAGTGTAGCTCACGGGTGGAGgtgtccatggcggcggcatAGAGCAGCCAGCCACCAACTACTTTATCAAGGTGCTGATATAGGTCAGTGGCACCATTCCTTCTCTCTCTGCTAGTCTGGGGTTAATTGGAGGGGGGCAAGTTGTACCTTCAATTTTGGCAAACTAATTTGCTTAACCCTAACCCCGTGGACCGTGGTTCTGTGTTAGATGCATTGGATGTGTCACTTCTGCGCTGTTTCACATTGTAAGTTTCAATTCCTCTTCTATCTGTGACACCTGCATATAGCACTAGTTAGGGTAATGTATAGTTTTACTTCATTTTGTATGTTTGCTTGACATTGGTTTTATTTTCTTAGATCTCTGCTTCAAGAAACTAAGTCAAAGGCCATGCCTGTGGGCTTTCTTGATCCTGAGCTAATGTCCCTGTCAAACATAACATCTAACAAATTTTATGTGGTGGATTATTTGGGAAAGGCCCTCAATCATTATGCTAAGAAGGAGATAATTATGTTTCCACATAACCCCGGTGGCCACTGGATTTTAGTGGTAATTATTCCAAAGTGGAGCAAGGTTTTGTGCTTCGATTCACTCAGGTCCAAGGCACGTGATCATACCTTGTTGAAAGAAGTAATTGATGAGTGAGTACTTTGTTCCTAACCATCACCATATTTTATAAGTAAACTTTGAACAGTGATGAATAACTGAGCATAAACAATTTTCAATTTCCATGCTTGTAGGGCACTTCATTCATACCCAGTCAGGGGGAAGGGAAGTAAGAGCATGACACATGTCTCCAAGTTTCCAGTAAGTGCCTGTTAAGACCAAACGTATATAAGGGATTAAGTGTCTTGGTGATTTCTGTGCATTGACTTGTTCATTCTCCAATAAATTAATATTTGTATTTCTGTCTAATTGTTGCTTGTGCCACCAGCAATCTGCTAGTAATACCTGTGGTTCCTACACAGCAAATCACATGCTAGAAGCTATGGAAATACTAGGACTGGATAATTCTTTAGTACAAATAAACTTTTCTCAATAATTTTTTGTTCTCCATTTAAATTCTGCATGTACAAATCAATTTTATCCTTCTGCTTTATTTGTGCCTtgttctaaatttttttttactgaaATACATAGGATTTTGAAGCTTTGACAAATCCCATCGACCAATATGTAATGGTCAAGATTCGAGAAAGGATTGCCTCCTTCATAATATCCCAGGTGATCAACCCGAATGGAGAGTTTCACTGCGACAATCCAGGTCTTAATTACGTTTGAACAAAAAATGTCAATTGTACTATGAAAGATGAACCAAGGGCATGCAGGATATGAAACCTGCAAGATATGAAACCATATTATGTTCTTGTGTATGTATTAAGTTTGATCTTGTGCAAGATGATAATGAACATGTGCTGTTCTTGTACTAtgtatgatgatgatgatgtgtaTCTGTGCTAATGCATGTTTTGCCAATGACCTGTGCTAGCTGCTAAACCtgtgagcaaaaaaaaaaacagacacATCTATACATAAACGCGTCTTGGCTATTTGTTTAATGGAGACGTGTCTATGCTAAAATGCGTCTCTAATCAATTCATTAGAATCACGTCTGAGTAATACTGGTGTCTCCATTTTTATTTAAAGGAGACGCGTGTTGATAAAAAAGCGTCTCGAATAAGCATTACCAGAGTCGCGTCTGGGTAAAAGCGCTTCTCCAATGACAGTTATTGCAGACGCGTAAAACCGCATCTCCAATGATTGTTAATGCAGACGCGTAAAATCGCATCTCCAATGACACTAAATCAGTGACACAAATTTGCCGACAGAAAAGAATTTCGTCTCCAATGACCTTCTATCCGTGTCTGCAATTAGGGATTTTGACATAGTGATTCGGCGGGATATTTTTCGCATTTCTCGCTCATACACGACGCGTCGCagtcccaaacagggccttcaTGTCGGGGAGGATTCCGGCTGCCGTGGCAATCGGCAGGAACGTCGCAGCTCTTGCGGCCCAAGGACGAGGCACATCAGCTGGATGCGTCAGAGCGCCATGGTTGCGCAAGTTCATGTCACCATCGTCTTTGTGCCGGCGCCCATGCTGGTGTGGCTGCCGAAGCCTAGGTACACAACAGAGCCCGCCGCCTTACCGTTCAGCCACGCCATGCACACCCCGTCGTCCTGCAGCAGCAGGATAACCGTACCGCCGCTCGCGGCCGGGCGCCGACAACGGCGACGCGATGGCGCTGGCGAGCGGGCCGACGGGTGACTGTGTAGATGAGCGGCAGGAGCAGCTTGAGCAATGAGCGCATCAACGACGTCCTTCTCCATGTCGCGGAATCTGTTGAGGACGacggccctggcggcggcgcaggtgcgGTTCTGGTGCACGTGGAAGTGCATGAGCCACTCGCCGATGTCGGTGGGGTGGCAGAACGTGGGCATGTCCCCAAGCCTCGTCCCGGCACCTCCATTGTAGTCGTTTACTCGTTTCCTTCACACAACAACGtattccctttttttttttttgccatgaaGTTAATGCATAGAAGGTGGCATCAAGCTACGTATGGGCGTATGGCTATGGTGCGTGCCTTTGAGGGTGATGACCTCCCTCGCGAGGagcttagagcaactccagtggaGTGACTAAATTTGAGTGACTAAAACTCAATTAGTCATCCACTTTCTAAATTTAGTCATTCAAAATGTAGTCTCTACTTCAGCAGCACCGACCAAATAGACTAAAAAATAGTGGGCCCTATTTTTGGTAGTCTAAGTAGAAGGTTACCAAATTGAGGTGGTAAGAGAGAAAATTTAGTCACCTCCTCATTTTAGTCACCCAAGTAGAAGTAAGTCTTGTTGAAAATGGAAATTTGAGTAAAATGACTAAAATGTAGGTTTAGTCACCTAAATAGAGACTCTGTTGAAGTTGCTAAATGGAGATAGTAGCCCATCAGACATGAGGCTGCAGGCGGATGGCTGTGAAGAACTACACGTCGGGGACGCCAACAGTGCGCGTCGCCGCGGCGGCAAACGGCATCTGGGTGTCGGCAACGACGCAACTGACCGGCGGTGTGTCGCCCAGCtacgattttttttatttttaacctatttttcaattttattttaaaaataatccACCCACACATATATTTGCAGATCTAACCCTTTTTGTCGCGCCGGTCTGCGTAGCGTGACAAAAACACGCTGTCGCGCCACATACATTGGCGTGACAAGATGTGCCACGTTGGCACGCTTCGGAGCGCTCGGAAGGAGTCTGCCAGCTCATATTCCACGTGTCAaccttgtcacgccactccCACCGGCGTGACAGTACAGCCTTGTCACGCCACCCCCGTTGGCGTGACAAGATCTGACCttaaaaaaatcatatctttttcatacgaactctgatggagatgatttttatacgaaAATTGTAGCTCTTAACGAGATCTACGATCTACAATTTTGTggttttgaattttttcatttgaagtaattaagatggttaaataattgatttaaatttttgacagcatattaagcactttaactctatcggatcatctctaacttgacatgtttatcatggttctacaaattaagttctatataatgttctatataatgtttgatatatgaaataatatggactaaataataatagttcgataagagatacaatgagaaatcaaactatATCATCCTTGTGTATGAAATATAATGCAACACCTTAGATATTAATTATAGCTATAAACTAGATCAagtatttttttgaaagattaagatcttaaaatatgataacagtttgaaaaaatacAAATGTGTAAGTTTTATACTAGTTATTAAGTGGTTTAGATGAAATGAGTACTTTGTTGTTCTCCATCTTATGACCTTCTTTTCACTGTATCTCCTTTGGTCAGCGCAACGCTTATCGATTGCACTGCTTGGTTTGGCTAGACAAGATCATCGCTCAAGGTGCCTCCATGGTCCCACAactctagatatatattatattaataagcaAGTGTTgttatagaaaaaaaagagagccaccacgttcgtcgagagggtctagaaatttatacattaatctaaaaaggaGAAGAATTTACACCATTGGATTTTACGAAGAACTAATGATCTAAACTGACTCAAGAGGCCATATCATATACAattgaaaaatatataatttcataattaaagaattaaaaaaattagaatttaattatagaGTCCATGCCGAATACAAAAATTCATCATACTTTCCCACCCAATCAAGACTACACCGTATGGCACGTCTAATGGGGATCAAAACGGGTTGATCCTGATAGATGGAAGTAAAATGATGGGGCATGATGATGGGGGTCAAAACAATATAATATATGGATGCAAAAAAATGACACAATTATTGATTGTTTTATATGCTTATTTGTATATGGGCTTCCAACAAAGTCAGGGACAGTAAGAAATTCGGCACAACGGTAGTAGAGAAGTCTCCATACAGGTGGTGGTAGCAAAACGGTTGTACATATGCACATGTAACTTCGGAGTTGATTTATACAAAATAGATATAATGTATATGCACGTAATTTGATAGGCAATGTGAAAATATGTATAATAAGACTTAGTGATGTATagtggttgaagaacaaacTCTAGGGGAACAAACAAAATAGCCCGCTACAACAAATTAtttataataaaaaaacaaaacatagCAAAACTAGCCACGCTATTAGCATGGACCAACTCACAAGTTAAAGCTATAATTAATAATACCTAGAGTGTTGCATTATATTCCGTACTCAATGATGATatagtttgatttctcattgtatctcttatcgaactattattatttagtccatattatttcatatatcaaacattatatagaacttaatttgtagaaccatgataaacatgtcaagttagagatgatccgatagaggtaaagtgcttaatatgctgtcaaaagtttaaatcaattatttaaccatcttaatgactttaaatgaaaaaattcaaaactacaaagttgtagatctcgctgtgagctacaatttttgtataaaaattatctccatccgagttcgtatgaaaAAGATATTATTTTTCTAAAGTCAGACTTTGTCATGCCAGCAGGGGTGGCGTGACAAGGCTGTACTATCACGCCGGTGAGAGTGGCGTGACAAGGTTGACACGTGGAATATAAGCTGTAAGACCCATTCCGAGTGCTCCGAAGCGTGCCAATGTGGCACATCTTGTCAcgccaatgcatgtggcgcgacagcgtGTTTTTGTCACGCCACGCAGACCGGCGCGACCAAAAAGGTTAGATCTGCAAATATATATCCGGGtgggttatttttaaaataagattaaaaaataggttaaaaataaaaaaatattcccCAGCTACAACCCGTCTAGGATGACCTCCATGGCGGCGAGGCTGCCGCCACCCCCGTCGTCCGCGGTGTAGCCCCCACCCCTGGCGAGTAGAAGTGTCACCCCGCAATgaccaaatttttacaagaaCTCCACCATAAAATGCGCAAGGTCAAGGAGTGTAGCCCTTGTGCCGTTGGCTTGAGCTCCATTAGCTCAGCCACGGCGGACATGACAAAGGTTATCTCGCCGGAGAGACCATGGGAGAGTGAAGAAGATGGAGAGGGATGAAAGAGTGGCGTCTAGTCACCATGCCACATCAGCGCTAGCTGCCCACGTGGATGAGTATGGACATGCGGTGAACATCTTAAACAGTTAAACAGTTATGAACCAAGAAATGCACTTTCAGAGTTGTTGGTCGCTATAAGGGCATGCAGGCATGGATTTTTAGCAGTAGTCACCACTCACCAGAGGCAAACCCATCGGAACCCTTCGGCATAAATATTTACTACATGGCCGGGTGACCCCATAAATTTTAACACACGTTTGGTTGTATTCTAAAAAATTGGCGCGTCCAAGTTTGTTGGTAAATTGGCAATATCAAAAATTGACCTTTCCAACATATGGGTGAGCCCATAAATTTTAACATTCATTTGTTTGTATTCTAAAAAATTGGCGCGTCCAAGTTTGTTGGTAAATTGGCAATATCAAGCCGTCCACATTTTGGCTGTTTAAGTCACACTCCCTCATGTAGTATTTGTATTTTGGTATGAGACCAATCCATGTCCAAAATTTTGGTTGTAACATTGACACCCATCCAATTGCTATTCTTACCTTTGTTTTAACAAACAAATTTGGCATGCTATATTTTGACCTCCCATATTTTGATAGGGCAAATTTTGGCCTCCCATATTTTGGCGGGGCAAATTTTTGAGTCCATTAAAGCAGGCTTgccgggtaccacgattagggataccctaatcggggtactaagaccatcctaaaaacacaaacacatattagacaactgagcccacgaaggcccacggcctcattcccaatctggaagaaagaaagggactcaaaaagcccagcacgcggcccatccgcacccccctcggacccgcgggatgatctccgcctcgctcgagggctcccatcgagaccctcgactgtgccccgcatctccgcctcgctcgaggccacccatcgacgtaaaggacaaacggcccttccgctcacccccCCCGCCGTACGgaagcattaaatgccaaccactcctccacagcgcggacagacggcgtcaggccgccattcccgcagtggctgtgaccggagtcccgtccgccaactccggtcattgctctgccatcccggacgctgtggcagcactgtggaaCCTGCAACATGggacgagacgtgctcggcacagctcGCGTTACTATTCTACCAACtccggctgtccggactccacctcaccacacgtatggccccgggctggccccctgctcgggaaggggtccggcgtcgccacgtgcccctcaaggAGGGACGCTCAGCGCTAGCatccggaggcccggacctccccctcgaggggtccaaGAACTCCATGTGActcccggacctccttagtgcacgcgccagcactccgtccaaggggggtccgggaccgccacgcGCACCATCACCGCTGGCGCACATATATacgcaagaccctgacctgcagggctcATGGAGCGCCACCACACCATATCTGGAggactgtacaccctacagcgacgaccacgctgGCTGCTGGGGCaagcaggacgccggcgcgatctccgcaagacaaggacgatacccaggatgactgccacgcccgacggcatgccccacagtgtactttcaacagtgctcgaccacttcacccccgcgattcggggggaaaccgacgacttccacgttcccctgcgcatgtacaccgttcctccttgtgactataaaaggaggaggcaggcttCCTTTAAAGGGGACGTTCGCAATCATCGTCACGCAATCCGACCACTCGATAGAACACAACACTCAacacccgatattggcactcgcctcaatcaacttctcctctagcagagacttgggagcttctctccctctctcgcctcgcctgtactcctactacaggcacctccggtgcaagataatacagtgccctcgcacaccccctttgctggacgtacggccccgtggccggaaccaggataaaccatgcattactgtgttgcctcttgcatcaacatctgggacgaggaaacacgcagcattactagttgggatccggaccgc
This window contains:
- the LOC120688198 gene encoding uncharacterized protein LOC120688198, producing MPVGFLDPELMSLSNITSNKFYVVDYLGKALNHYAKKEIIMFPHNPGGHWILVVIIPKWSKVLCFDSLRSKARDHTLLKEVIDEALHSYPVRGKGSKSMTHVSKFPDFEALTNPIDQYVMVKIRERIASFIISQVINPNGEFHCDNPGLNYV